In Vreelandella piezotolerans, one genomic interval encodes:
- a CDS encoding metallophosphoesterase, with amino-acid sequence MGDTTHYDIIGDVHGQLDMLEALLAQLGYRKGQQGWQQPGHVAVFVGDIIDKGPWPGAVLRLVRKMVDTGQALMVVGNHELNWVRDAYQYQYNPRDFIKATRQLYDRQRLVDEFAAEEDGLALLLEHFQWLRTQPLFLELEQCRVVHAWWHEASIQHLKATGIRCLDDAAMAAYEDTYSTTYFAMDRVIAGCEHTVRPYVSASGFRTIRKRVWWWPNDVALIHPWELLPTQAREHGYPHNAHPTFFGHYALTGTPLRLGRNVACLDYAAAYGGALVAYTHSPGVPLALNSFTSVDVIHHQD; translated from the coding sequence ATGGGTGATACAACACACTACGACATCATTGGGGATGTGCATGGTCAGTTAGATATGCTGGAGGCACTCCTAGCCCAACTGGGGTATCGCAAAGGGCAGCAAGGTTGGCAGCAACCAGGGCATGTAGCGGTATTTGTTGGAGATATTATTGATAAAGGACCTTGGCCAGGTGCGGTACTTCGTTTAGTACGCAAAATGGTCGATACAGGCCAAGCCCTTATGGTCGTGGGTAATCACGAATTGAACTGGGTACGAGACGCTTATCAGTATCAATACAATCCACGCGACTTTATTAAGGCAACGCGCCAGCTCTATGATCGCCAACGGTTGGTCGATGAGTTTGCCGCTGAGGAAGATGGCCTAGCACTACTGCTCGAACATTTTCAGTGGCTACGCACACAGCCTCTCTTTCTGGAACTGGAACAGTGTCGCGTAGTACATGCTTGGTGGCATGAAGCCTCGATTCAGCACCTCAAAGCAACAGGCATTCGCTGCTTGGATGATGCCGCCATGGCCGCTTATGAAGACACGTACTCGACCACCTATTTTGCGATGGATCGAGTGATTGCCGGCTGCGAACACACGGTTCGTCCCTATGTCTCAGCGTCGGGGTTTCGTACTATTAGAAAGCGCGTTTGGTGGTGGCCCAACGACGTGGCACTGATTCACCCTTGGGAGCTCTTACCCACCCAGGCGCGTGAGCATGGCTATCCGCATAACGCCCACCCTACTTTTTTTGGTCATTATGCGCTGACAGGCACCCCGCTGCGCTTGGGTCGTAACGTGGCTTGCCTGGATTACGCAGCGGCTTACGGAGGTGCGCTAGTGGCTTATACCCATTCACCGGGAGTACCGCTAGCGTTAAACAGTTTTACGAGTGTGGATGTAATCCATCATCAAGACTGA
- a CDS encoding PcfJ domain-containing protein: MHRVLQRWAPLSLQRIVTRDDQRIVFDLSAAVGYPLVVKVSPWCSPAPFAWVSETHHEPLAWGEFLAPAGIGWQALMNTHGEALTRGMPAEVTTLVNAVPFLGMELAQLTGRHPAALDLAVSSPLLLVLLTEKAIEHQWSEPYLLSLLSKKQSELCGYAGLPSTQATAKLLRRCALTPMIGREFITLKRALMDPRTKSLLRHHPAPYAQQLIFLGNYQGERWPGLLTLIDEALNSTNRVHDRTWLTSMLEDTHRLDAANLSRLRRVRSIAELQALHDRRIALFNAQNEAQSAVQADTLEKRYGPFPNAPLPNQEGICALTSWNSLLLEGKRMQHCVGSYHSLVAQGSIAIYHMSHPEHLTVAIAPLGDQWVLSQARGKRNAMPSEQALQAVMGWLGEQ, from the coding sequence ATGCACCGTGTCTTACAACGATGGGCACCGCTATCGCTGCAGAGGATAGTAACGCGTGACGATCAACGTATTGTCTTCGACTTATCGGCTGCCGTTGGTTACCCCTTGGTCGTGAAAGTATCTCCATGGTGCTCACCCGCGCCTTTTGCCTGGGTCAGCGAAACCCATCATGAGCCGCTGGCGTGGGGAGAGTTCTTAGCCCCTGCGGGGATTGGTTGGCAGGCCCTGATGAACACCCATGGCGAGGCCTTAACGCGGGGTATGCCTGCTGAGGTAACAACACTGGTTAACGCCGTACCCTTTTTGGGCATGGAGCTGGCCCAGCTGACAGGCCGCCACCCAGCGGCCTTAGATCTGGCGGTTTCCTCTCCCCTGCTGCTGGTGTTACTCACTGAGAAAGCCATCGAGCATCAGTGGTCAGAACCCTATCTATTGAGCTTGCTCAGCAAAAAGCAATCTGAGCTGTGCGGCTATGCTGGCTTACCCAGTACGCAGGCGACTGCCAAACTGCTGCGCCGATGCGCGCTCACCCCTATGATTGGACGAGAGTTCATCACACTTAAGCGCGCATTAATGGATCCCCGCACCAAGTCCCTACTTCGGCACCATCCGGCACCCTATGCTCAACAGTTAATTTTCTTAGGGAATTACCAAGGGGAGCGATGGCCAGGGTTACTCACGCTCATTGATGAGGCGTTGAACTCGACCAACCGTGTTCATGATCGCACTTGGCTAACCTCCATGTTAGAAGACACACACCGCCTAGATGCTGCCAACCTCTCAAGGCTTCGTCGTGTTAGATCGATAGCGGAGCTACAAGCGCTGCATGATCGTCGTATCGCACTCTTTAATGCCCAAAATGAGGCACAAAGCGCGGTTCAAGCTGACACGCTGGAAAAGCGTTATGGGCCCTTCCCCAACGCACCGCTACCGAACCAAGAAGGTATTTGCGCCTTAACCTCTTGGAACTCACTCTTGCTTGAAGGCAAACGCATGCAGCATTGTGTGGGCAGTTACCACTCATTGGTGGCACAAGGGTCTATCGCGATTTACCACATGAGTCATCCAGAGCACTTAACCGTTGCCATTGCTCCCTTGGGTGATCAATGGGTGCTTAGTCAGGCGCGAGGCAAGCGCAATGCCATGCCCTCGGAACAAGCATTGCAGGCAGTCATGGGTTGGTTAGGCGAGCAGTAA